In Mustela nigripes isolate SB6536 chromosome 2, MUSNIG.SB6536, whole genome shotgun sequence, a single window of DNA contains:
- the MBD3 gene encoding methyl-CpG-binding domain protein 3 isoform X1, whose protein sequence is MERKRWECPALPQGWEREEVPRRSGLSAGHRDVFYYSPSGKKFRSKPQLARYLGGSMDLSTFDFRTGKMLVGKMNRSRQRVRYDSASQAKGKPDLNTALPVRQTASIFKQPVTKITNHPSNKVKSDPQKAVEQPRQLFWEKKLSGLNAFDIAEELVKTMDLPKGLQGVGPGCTDETLLSAIASALHTSTMPITGQLSAAVEKNPGVWLNTAQPLCKAFMVTDEDIRKQEELVQQVRKRLEEALMADMLAHVEELARDGEAPLDKAGADEDEDDEEDEDEPDQDQEMEHV, encoded by the exons ATGGAGCGGAAGAGGTGGGAGTGCCCGGCGCTCCcgcagggctgggagagggaagaagtgCCCAGAAGGTCGGGGCTGTCGGCCGGCCACAGGGATGTCTTTTACTATAG CCCCAGTGGGAAGAAGTTCCGGAGCAAGCCCCAGCTGGCGCGGTACCTGGGGGGATCCATGGACCTGAGCACCTTCGACTTCCGGACGGGCAAGATGCTCGTGGGCAAGATGAACCGGAGCCGCCAGCGGGTCCGCTACGACTCGGCCAGCCAGGCCAAG GGCAAGCCGGACCTGAACACGGCCCTCCCCGTCAGACAGACAGCGTCCATCTTCAAGCAGCCAGTGACCAAGATCACCAACCACCCCAGCAACAAGGTGAAGAGTGACCCACAGAAGGCCGTGGAGCAGCCTCGGCAG CTCTTCTGGGAGAAGAAGCTGAGTGGTCTCAATGCCTTCGACATCGCCGAGGAGCTCGTCAAGACCATGGACCTCCCCAAGGGCCTGCAGG GCGTGGGGCCAGGCTGCACGGACGAGACCCTGCTGTCGGCCATTGCCAGCGCCCTGCACACCAGCACCATGCCCATCACCGGGCAGCTCTCCGCCGCCGTGGAGAAGAACCCTGGGGTGTGGCTGAACACGGCCCAGCCCCTCTGCAAGGCCTTCATGGTGACCGACGAGGACATCAG gaagcaggaggagctggTGCAGCAGGTGCGCAAGCGGCTCGAGGAGGCGCTGATGGCCGACATGCTGGCCCACGTGGAGGAGCTGGCGCGGGACGGCGAGGCGCCGCTGGACAAGGCCGGCGCCGACGAGGACGAGGACGACGAGGAGGACGAGGACGAGCCTGACCAGGACCAGGAGATGGAGCACGTGTAA
- the MBD3 gene encoding methyl-CpG-binding domain protein 3 isoform X3, with amino-acid sequence MERKSPSGKKFRSKPQLARYLGGSMDLSTFDFRTGKMLVGKMNRSRQRVRYDSASQAKGKPDLNTALPVRQTASIFKQPVTKITNHPSNKVKSDPQKAVEQPRQLFWEKKLSGLNAFDIAEELVKTMDLPKGLQGVGPGCTDETLLSAIASALHTSTMPITGQLSAAVEKNPGVWLNTAQPLCKAFMVTDEDIRKQEELVQQVRKRLEEALMADMLAHVEELARDGEAPLDKAGADEDEDDEEDEDEPDQDQEMEHV; translated from the exons ATGGAGCGGAAGAG CCCCAGTGGGAAGAAGTTCCGGAGCAAGCCCCAGCTGGCGCGGTACCTGGGGGGATCCATGGACCTGAGCACCTTCGACTTCCGGACGGGCAAGATGCTCGTGGGCAAGATGAACCGGAGCCGCCAGCGGGTCCGCTACGACTCGGCCAGCCAGGCCAAG GGCAAGCCGGACCTGAACACGGCCCTCCCCGTCAGACAGACAGCGTCCATCTTCAAGCAGCCAGTGACCAAGATCACCAACCACCCCAGCAACAAGGTGAAGAGTGACCCACAGAAGGCCGTGGAGCAGCCTCGGCAG CTCTTCTGGGAGAAGAAGCTGAGTGGTCTCAATGCCTTCGACATCGCCGAGGAGCTCGTCAAGACCATGGACCTCCCCAAGGGCCTGCAGG GCGTGGGGCCAGGCTGCACGGACGAGACCCTGCTGTCGGCCATTGCCAGCGCCCTGCACACCAGCACCATGCCCATCACCGGGCAGCTCTCCGCCGCCGTGGAGAAGAACCCTGGGGTGTGGCTGAACACGGCCCAGCCCCTCTGCAAGGCCTTCATGGTGACCGACGAGGACATCAG gaagcaggaggagctggTGCAGCAGGTGCGCAAGCGGCTCGAGGAGGCGCTGATGGCCGACATGCTGGCCCACGTGGAGGAGCTGGCGCGGGACGGCGAGGCGCCGCTGGACAAGGCCGGCGCCGACGAGGACGAGGACGACGAGGAGGACGAGGACGAGCCTGACCAGGACCAGGAGATGGAGCACGTGTAA
- the MBD3 gene encoding methyl-CpG-binding domain protein 3 isoform X2, with amino-acid sequence MAWLCFWNVPKRESDSGTGPHPSAPGCRAPLSALSPSGKKFRSKPQLARYLGGSMDLSTFDFRTGKMLVGKMNRSRQRVRYDSASQAKGKPDLNTALPVRQTASIFKQPVTKITNHPSNKVKSDPQKAVEQPRQLFWEKKLSGLNAFDIAEELVKTMDLPKGLQGVGPGCTDETLLSAIASALHTSTMPITGQLSAAVEKNPGVWLNTAQPLCKAFMVTDEDIRKQEELVQQVRKRLEEALMADMLAHVEELARDGEAPLDKAGADEDEDDEEDEDEPDQDQEMEHV; translated from the exons ATGGCCTGGTTGTGTTTTTGGAATGTTCCGAAACGTGAGTCAGACTCTGGGACTGGGCCCCACCCTTCTGCACCGGGGTGTCGAGCCCCGCTCTCAGCGCTGAG CCCCAGTGGGAAGAAGTTCCGGAGCAAGCCCCAGCTGGCGCGGTACCTGGGGGGATCCATGGACCTGAGCACCTTCGACTTCCGGACGGGCAAGATGCTCGTGGGCAAGATGAACCGGAGCCGCCAGCGGGTCCGCTACGACTCGGCCAGCCAGGCCAAG GGCAAGCCGGACCTGAACACGGCCCTCCCCGTCAGACAGACAGCGTCCATCTTCAAGCAGCCAGTGACCAAGATCACCAACCACCCCAGCAACAAGGTGAAGAGTGACCCACAGAAGGCCGTGGAGCAGCCTCGGCAG CTCTTCTGGGAGAAGAAGCTGAGTGGTCTCAATGCCTTCGACATCGCCGAGGAGCTCGTCAAGACCATGGACCTCCCCAAGGGCCTGCAGG GCGTGGGGCCAGGCTGCACGGACGAGACCCTGCTGTCGGCCATTGCCAGCGCCCTGCACACCAGCACCATGCCCATCACCGGGCAGCTCTCCGCCGCCGTGGAGAAGAACCCTGGGGTGTGGCTGAACACGGCCCAGCCCCTCTGCAAGGCCTTCATGGTGACCGACGAGGACATCAG gaagcaggaggagctggTGCAGCAGGTGCGCAAGCGGCTCGAGGAGGCGCTGATGGCCGACATGCTGGCCCACGTGGAGGAGCTGGCGCGGGACGGCGAGGCGCCGCTGGACAAGGCCGGCGCCGACGAGGACGAGGACGACGAGGAGGACGAGGACGAGCCTGACCAGGACCAGGAGATGGAGCACGTGTAA
- the MBD3 gene encoding methyl-CpG-binding domain protein 3 isoform X4 translates to MDLSTFDFRTGKMLVGKMNRSRQRVRYDSASQAKGKPDLNTALPVRQTASIFKQPVTKITNHPSNKVKSDPQKAVEQPRQLFWEKKLSGLNAFDIAEELVKTMDLPKGLQGVGPGCTDETLLSAIASALHTSTMPITGQLSAAVEKNPGVWLNTAQPLCKAFMVTDEDIRKQEELVQQVRKRLEEALMADMLAHVEELARDGEAPLDKAGADEDEDDEEDEDEPDQDQEMEHV, encoded by the exons ATGGACCTGAGCACCTTCGACTTCCGGACGGGCAAGATGCTCGTGGGCAAGATGAACCGGAGCCGCCAGCGGGTCCGCTACGACTCGGCCAGCCAGGCCAAG GGCAAGCCGGACCTGAACACGGCCCTCCCCGTCAGACAGACAGCGTCCATCTTCAAGCAGCCAGTGACCAAGATCACCAACCACCCCAGCAACAAGGTGAAGAGTGACCCACAGAAGGCCGTGGAGCAGCCTCGGCAG CTCTTCTGGGAGAAGAAGCTGAGTGGTCTCAATGCCTTCGACATCGCCGAGGAGCTCGTCAAGACCATGGACCTCCCCAAGGGCCTGCAGG GCGTGGGGCCAGGCTGCACGGACGAGACCCTGCTGTCGGCCATTGCCAGCGCCCTGCACACCAGCACCATGCCCATCACCGGGCAGCTCTCCGCCGCCGTGGAGAAGAACCCTGGGGTGTGGCTGAACACGGCCCAGCCCCTCTGCAAGGCCTTCATGGTGACCGACGAGGACATCAG gaagcaggaggagctggTGCAGCAGGTGCGCAAGCGGCTCGAGGAGGCGCTGATGGCCGACATGCTGGCCCACGTGGAGGAGCTGGCGCGGGACGGCGAGGCGCCGCTGGACAAGGCCGGCGCCGACGAGGACGAGGACGACGAGGAGGACGAGGACGAGCCTGACCAGGACCAGGAGATGGAGCACGTGTAA